Within the Leptotrichia sp. oral taxon 498 genome, the region GTCAAGATGTTTCTAGAATAAAAGGCGATGCACTGGCAAAAGTAAGAAATGAAAAAATTGGATTTGTGTTTCAGACTTTTAATTTGCTTCCCAAAATGAATGCTGTTGAAAATGTTGCACTTCCAGCACTTTATGCAGGGGTAAAAAAGTCAGAAAGAATGAGAAGGGCGATAGAAGCACTTGAAAGTGTAGGACTTGGAGATAGAATTCACCATAAGCCAAATGAGATGTCTGGAGGACAAAGACAAAGGGTTGCAATTGCAAGAGCCATCATTAATAGTCCAAATATACTTTTGGCAGATGAGCCAACTGGAAATCTGGATTCCAAATCGACTGAAGAAATTTTGGAAATCTTTAAAAAATTAAACGATAAGGGGACAACGATTGTTATGGTAACTCACGAAGAAGATGTCGCCGAGCACTGTAAAAGAATTATTAGATTAAAGGATGGCGTAATTGAAAAAGATGAAATTGTCGTAAATCGGAGAGGAGTGTAAATGGATTTTTTGGAATCGCTAAAGTTGTCTTTATCCAATTTATTTAGTTATAAAGTGAGGTCATTTTTGACGATGTTAGGTATAATAATTGGAATTGGAGCAGTTATTATGATGTCATCATTGGGAGCTGGAATGAAGCAAAATATAACGGGAGACTTAAATAAGCTGGGAGTGGGAAATTTTAACGTTTCGATTGATACCTCTCCTGGACAAACTTATAAAAGCGAAGATCTGATGACAGAAAAAGATATTGAAAATATAAAAAAAATAGAAGAAGTTGAAGCGGTTAGTCCAACTTCCAGTGCCTTTGCCAGAATTGAAGTTGATGGAAATACAAAAATGTTTATGGGAACGGGAGTTACACAAGATTATTTTAAGATATCAAATTTTACTATAGTAAAAGGAAGAAAATTTTTACCAAGCGAGTATAAAAAAGATGGAAGATTCATAATAATTGACAGTTCTACAGCAGAGCAGCTGTATCCAGATGAAAACCCGATAGGAAAGAAGGTAACTCTAAACTTTAAAAAGAACAGATATGAATTAGTCATTGTCGGAGTGTATAAAGATCCCTATTCAAGTCTAAATTTTGGAGGTGGAGGAGGTGCGCCATCGAGTGGACTTATACCAAACCAGTTTTTAGTGTTTGTCAATGGAGGAGAGCAAAATAAGTTTGAAGAACTGCAAGTAAAGGTGGCTTCTGCAAATTCATTAAATATCGCAATGGCGGAAGTTAAAGATTTGATGTCAAGAAGGGGAAGTTCTCCTGATATATATAATGTGAGATCAGAAAGTTCTGGATTAGATCAATTTAATAATATCTTAAATATGGTAACTTTATTTATAAGCGGAGTTGCTGGAATTTCACTATTTGTCGGTGGAATTGGAGTAATGAACATTATGCTTGTCAGCGTTACCGAAAGAATAAGGGAAGTTGGCCTAAGAAAAGCACTGGGAGCCAGAACGAAGGACATTCTTGTGCAATTTTTGATTGAAGCGGTAATCTTAACATTTTTTGGAGGTATAATTGGAGTTATAATTGGGTATTCTTTGGCACTTTTAATTGGTATCTTTATTAAGACATCTCCAATATTAAGTCCAGGTGTAGTGTTTGTATGTATATTTGTTTCTACAATGTTAGGACTTGCATTTGGAGTTTATCCAGCTAAAAAAGCGGCAAAATTGGAACCTATGGAAGCACTTAGAACAGATTAGAAAAATAAATCAACGCCTTTTTGCTTTTATGTTAAAATCTTATTAATAAAAGTTGACTTTTCTAAATATATGTGGTATTTTTATAGTAGTATTTATGGCAATATTTCTCATAAAAAAATGAATTTTAAGGAGAATAGTTATGACGAAGAATATAGCGGCTTTTTTTGATATAGATGGGACGATTTACAGAGATTCGCTATTAATTGAACATTTTAAAATGTTACTGAAATATCAATATATAGATATGACGAGCTGGGAGCTGAAAGTAAAAGAAAAATTTTCTAAGTGGGAAAATAGAACTGGAGACTATGATGATTATTTAGATGAGCTTGTTAGAACGTATACAGAAGCGTTAAAAAATTTTAGTAAAAGTGATATGGATTTTATAGCAAAAAGGGTAATGGAATTAAAAGGCGACAAAGTCTATCGCTATACAAGGGAAAGACTTTTATTTCACAAAAATGAAAATCATAAGGTCATCATAATTTCTGGGAGCCCAGATTTTCTGGTAAGTAAACTTGCTATAAAATATGGAGTCAAGGATTATCGTGCTTCTATTTATAAAGTTAATAAAAATGGGATTTTTACGGGGGAAGTGGTGCCGATGTGGGATGCCGAAAGTAAGCAAAAAGCAATTTCTGATTTCGTAAAAAAATATAATATTGATTTAAAGAAATCTTACGCCTATGGAGATACGACGGGTGATTTGACAATGTTTAAGAATGTGGGAAACGCCATTGCAATTAATCCTGCAAAAAAGTTGCTAGAAAAAATAAAAAAAGATATAGATCTGAGTGAAAAAGTTAAAATTATAGTTGAAAGAAAAGATGTTATCTATAGTTTGAATGCAAAAGTTGAAATTTTATAAATAATGGAGGCAAAACTATGAAAAAAAATATTTTTATTGGAGTTTTAGCATTACTCGTCACAGTTTCATGCGGAAAAAAGGATGGCAGTAAAAGTGGTGCAAAAGATAAAGCGCAAATTACTTATGTCAAAGATGATTTAAGTTCCGACCGTCTATCTAAATATACGGAGTATGTGAGAATAAGCGAAGTACCTAATTCAGATGAATGGCTTATGCTATTTGATGGAATTGATGAGGGAAAATTTAAAAATGCAAATGGAGAGGTTTTAACTAATTTAAAAGGGAATGATGCCGTTGAAAATATAAAAAGTTCAGTAAAATTGCTGGGAAACCAAATTCGAGATTTGGAAGATGTGATGCAAAGAAATCCAAAATTTGAAACTATTGACAAAAATGCGGAAAATCTTTTGAAATCGCTTGTTGAAGAACAAAAGGTGCTAAACGAGATAGACGATTATTTTGAAAAAGGTGAGTATAAAGCAGATAATTTGGGAAAAGTAAAAGAATTGAATGATAAATATAAATTAGTCTCACAGACAAGAAAAGAAAATGACAAAATTTTGACAACTTCATTGCAGGAAATGTCGATTTTGTTAAATAAAAAATTAGCTGAAAAATTTGAGAAAAATAATAAAAAAGTTAAATCAAGTGTAGTTCAATTTGTAAATGACATAAATAAATTTTCAGAAGAGGCATTTTCAAAAAATAATTTAAGCTACGATGAAAATGAGATTGCAAATTTGGAAAAATTAAAAGAAGAAGTAAAAAAATCGTATAAAAATATTGAAATTCTAACTTTTGAAGATGCTAGAAAAGAAAATATAAGCAAGGAAAGCTATGAGAAACTTAAGAAAAATGCCAAGATATTGACTGAAAGCATAGAAAATATGATAAAATCCATAAGAGCCAAAAATATTGAAGCAACAGTCAAAAATGCAAGTAATATTTTAGGAAGTGAAACAGACTTAAAAAATATCTATGGAACATTAATAATGAAATAATAATTTTTTACAGGAGATAAACTTTCTCCTGTTTTTTTGATATGTTAACAAAAAATGTGACATAACTAAAATACTTAATATATAAAATTTTAAGAGGAGAAAAAAGATGTTTGAAAAAAATGAGTTCAATTTGATGGAATATCTTTTAGTAAATATTGATTACGAAACGGAGTTTGAAATTATTTCAAATCCCAAAACTTCTTACAGTAATTTACTTTTGACGGGAGAATTTAATTTTGATGGAAATCTTCTGTTCAATGCAAAATTTTTTGCAAAAAGAACAAATGTTAAAATTGCAACGGTTGTGCTTCAAATTATAGATTCTGAAAAAGAATCAGAATCATTTCCAAAAACGGCAGTTGAGATTAAAAAATTGAAAGTGGTGGGAAATGGAGAAATAAAATTTAAAGTTGGAACTTTATGTAATTTTTGAAAAATTAATAATAAAAATAATTTTACTTTTTACTCTTGACATTTTAAAAAAAAGTGTTATCATAAAAATAGAAAGAGAAGTTTGTGAATCAAACTATTTTAAATTAGGAGGATTATTACAATGAAAAAAAGATTAGAAAGAATGAGAAATGGTAAAGGATTTATTGCAGCATTGGATCAAAGTGGTGGAAGTACTCCGAAAGCATTAAAATTATATGGAATTGATGAAAGCGAGTATTCTAATGATACAGAAATGTTTGACTTAATTCATAAAATGAGAACAAGAATCATAAAAAGTCCTGCTTTTAGTGATAAGGAAATTGTAGGAGCTATTTTATTTGAGCAAACTATGGATAGAAAAATTGATGATAAATATACAGCTGACTTTTTGTGGGAAGAAAAAGGAGTTTTACCTTTCTTGAAAGTTGACAAGGGACTAGAAGAATTGGAAGATGGAGTTCAAATTATGAAACCTATCCCAGGATTGGACGATCTTTTGAGCCGAGCAAATGAAAGACATATTTTCGGAACAAAAATGCGTTCTGTTATTAAAAAAGCGTCTCAAACAGGAATTGCAAAAGTTGTAGACCAGCAATTTGAAGTTGCAGATAAAATTATTGCAGCTGGTCTTGTTCCAATTATTGAGCCAGAAGTAGATATTCATAATGTTGACAAAGCAGAATGTGAAACTATTTTGAAAAATGAAATCAAAAAACATCTTGATAAATTACCTGAAACTTCAAATGTTATGTTAAAAGTTACACTTCCAACAGTTGAAAACTTTTATGAAGATTTGACAAAACATCCAAGAGTTGTAAGAGTTGTTGCATTATCAGGAGGTTATCCAAGAAAAGAAGCAAACGAAATTCTTGCTAAAAATAAAGGAGTTATCGCAAGTTTCTCAAGAGCATTAACTGAAGGATTGTCAGCACAACAAAGTGATGATGAATTTAATAAAGATTTGGCAAAAGCTATTAAAGAAATTTATGAAGCATCTGTAAAATAATTTTATAAAAAATAAAAAATATTATAGGACATTCTAAAATATTTAAAATATTAAGAAAAATCACAGTCTTAAATTTAATTTAATTGATTGTGATTTTTTTTAAATTTATTTTATAATAATTTTTATTATTATTTATTTAAAGATCTTTTTTTCATTTTGGCTCCATTGCTTTTTCAAATTATCTATGGTAAAATAATGTATATCAAAGGAAAGCCTTGTTTATTTGAAAAATGATGTTTTTTGAAGGAAAAATATTAAAATTATGGAGGTAAAAAATGAAAAAAGTATTATTACTAATGATCGCGGCGCTGTTGTTTGTAATGTGCAGTGTTAAAAAAGATGAAAAAAAAGAAGTTAGTAAAGATGGAATCCCAAAAAAAATTATTGTGGGACTTGATGACTCATTTGTTCCGATGGGATTCAAAAATGAAAAAGGTGAAATTGTGGGATTTGACATTGACTTAGCTCGTGCAGTTGCTAAAAAAATTGGAAGTGAAGTTGAGTTTAAACCGATAAACTGGGATTCTAAAATTTTGGACTTGAATGCAGGAAATATAGATTTGATTTGGAATGGACTTACTATTACAGATGAAAGAAAAAAGGAGACAGAAATGTCTAATCCTTATTTGACAGTGCATCAACTTATTGTTGCAAGAGCTGGTGAAAAAATTGAAAATAAAAATGATTTAATTGGAAAAAATGTTGGAAGCCAGACTCAGAGCAGTGGGGAAGAAGCTGTGAAAAAATCTGGATTTGACAAGAAATTTAAAGAATTTAAAACATACGCTCAATATGACCAGGCGTTTATGGATTTAGATGCTAGAAGAGTGGATGCAATTGTAGCAGATGAAGTTTTGGCAAAATATACAAAAAAAGTAAAAGAAACACAAGCTAAAAAAGAGTTATATAAAATTTTAAAAGAAGATTTTGGACAGGAAGAATATGCGGTTGCTGCTAAAAAAGGAAATACAAAACTGATTGATGCAATTAATAAAGCAATTGAAGAATTGAAAAAAGACGGGACTTATCAGCAAATTTATTCAAAATGGTTTAAAGATTAAATATGGAAAAAATGACCTTTTTTCAAATATTTTTTGAACTTGTAAAGACATTGCCAAGTATGTTTCTATTGTATATAACAACGATAGTATTTTCCGTCCCGTTAGGAATTTTAGGTGCGCTGTCATATACTGGGAAAAATAAAATTATAAAATTTTTGATTTCAACTTACACTTGGATTTTTCGTGGAACGCCGCTTATGCTGCAACTTTTGATGGTGTACTATGGATTGCCGCTTATAAAAATAAAAGGATATAGTATAACTTTGACTGCTTATATGGCTGTTGCAATAACATTTGTGATAAATTATGCAGCGTATCTTATTGAAATTATAAGAAGTGGACTTGAGAGCATTGATAAAGGGCAGCACGAAGCTGCAAAAGTCTTGGGTTATACATATTGGCAAAAAATAATTTATATTATTTTGCCACAGGCGCTAAGAAGAGTTCTTCCCACTCTGGGAAATGAAGCGATTACCCTTATAAAAGACACATCGCTTATGTATATTTTGGCTGTTACAGAAGTTATGAAGAGAACAAAAGATTTGGCGAATATTTCTTACACAATAACTCCTTATATTTGTGCAATTATCATTTATTTGATTTTGAGTTTTTGTATTGACAGATTGTTTAAAGTTATTGAAAAACGAAATAAAGTTAGAATATAATATAAAATTGGGCAGAAAAAAGAGAAATTGGGAGTTAAATAATGGAAAAAATAATTGAAGTAAAAAATTTGAGAAAAAATTTTGGTAAAAATGAAGTCTTGCACGATATAAATTTGACTGTTAATAGAGGGGAAGTCGTTTCGCTTATAGGACCTTCAGGAAGTGGAAAATCTACAATTTTGAGATGTATCATTGATTTGGAGACAATTACCAGCGGCGATATTCTTATCGAAGGGAAAAATTTGAAGGATAGAAAATTAAAAAAAGAGATTTTATTAAAAACAGGGATGGTTTTTCAATCATTCAATTTATTTCCGCATATGACGGTGAGAAATAATATTGTGAGAACACTAAAATTGGTAAAAAAATCTTCTGTGGGTGAAGCTGCAAAAATTGCAAAAGAAGTTTTGGAAGTCGTTGGACTTGCCGATAAAATTGATAATTTTCCGAGTGAGCTTTCGGGAGGGCAAAGACAGAGAGTGGCAATTGCTAGAGCGCTGGCACTTAGACCTGATATTTTGCTTTTTGATGAGCCGACTTCGGCACTTGATCCAGAGCTTGTAAAAGAAGTCTTAGATATTATAAGAAAATTGAAGAATGAAAGAATAACAATGTTAATTGTAAGTCACGAGATGAATTTTGTGAAAGAAATTTCAGATAAAGTTGTCGTTTTGGAAAATGGGAAAATATTGGAAAAAGGAACTTCTAAACAAATTTTTGAAAATCCAGAATCTCACCGTGTAAAAGAATTTTTAAATACAATTTATTAATATTTTTGAAAAATCAAAAAAAACGTTTGCATATACACATAAAAAATGATATAATGAACCATAATAATTCTAATTTTAAAATTATTCAAAAATATTAGAAGTAAAATAAATATGAAAGAGGTGAAAATGGTTGGAAAGTTTTATAGAAATAAAAGATTTGGTAAAAAAGTATAAATTAGCCGATGGAAAAGAGATTTTTGCAGTAAATAACATAAATCTTGAGATTGAAAAGGGCGATATTTATGGAATTATGGGGCTTAGCGGCGCTGGAAAATCAACACTTATAAGGCTATTAAATAGGCTTGAGGAACCGACTTCAGGACAGATTCTGGTTGAAGAAAATGCTGATTCAAATGGTACAGACTCTGATTTTTCAAAAAAGAATATTTTGGAATTTAATGAAGCGGAACTTAGAGAATACAGGAAAAAAACTGGAATGATATTTCAACACTTCAATTTGTTAAATTCGAGAAATGTTGCACAAAATGTTGCGTTTCCGCTAGAAATTTCTGGGTGGCAAAAAGCTGATATTGATAAAAGAGTGGATGAATTGCTTGAAATTGTTGGGCTTTCAGACAGAAAAGAAAATTATCCTGAACAACTTTCAGGAGGGCAAAAGCAAAGAGTGGCAATTGCTAGGGCTTTAGCGAATAATCCTAAAATACTTCTGTCTGATGAAGCGACTTCAGCGCTTGACCCTAGAACTACAAATTCAATTTTAGATTTATTAAAACAGATAAATAAAGATTTTGGGATAACTATTATTCTAATTACTCACCAAATGGAAGTGATTAGAAAAATATGTAACAAAGTTGCGATTATGTCGAATGGGGAAATTGTTGAAAGTGGAACTACAAAACAAATATTTTTAAGTCCCAAAAATGAACTAACTAAAGAATTTGTCGCTCACTTGTCACACGATACTTTTAGAACGGAAGAAGAAATTAAGAGAAGAAAAGAAAATAGCAGTGGCGGTAAACTAAGATTAAAATTAAAATATAACGAAGAGCAAGTTAGCCGTTCTTATATTGCAGAACTTATAAGAACTTTCGATGTGGAAGTAAATATTTTAGGTGGCTTTATTGACAAAGTAAGCAACATCATAATTGGAA harbors:
- a CDS encoding HAD family hydrolase; this translates as MTKNIAAFFDIDGTIYRDSLLIEHFKMLLKYQYIDMTSWELKVKEKFSKWENRTGDYDDYLDELVRTYTEALKNFSKSDMDFIAKRVMELKGDKVYRYTRERLLFHKNENHKVIIISGSPDFLVSKLAIKYGVKDYRASIYKVNKNGIFTGEVVPMWDAESKQKAISDFVKKYNIDLKKSYAYGDTTGDLTMFKNVGNAIAINPAKKLLEKIKKDIDLSEKVKIIVERKDVIYSLNAKVEIL
- a CDS encoding ABC transporter permease yields the protein MDFLESLKLSLSNLFSYKVRSFLTMLGIIIGIGAVIMMSSLGAGMKQNITGDLNKLGVGNFNVSIDTSPGQTYKSEDLMTEKDIENIKKIEEVEAVSPTSSAFARIEVDGNTKMFMGTGVTQDYFKISNFTIVKGRKFLPSEYKKDGRFIIIDSSTAEQLYPDENPIGKKVTLNFKKNRYELVIVGVYKDPYSSLNFGGGGGAPSSGLIPNQFLVFVNGGEQNKFEELQVKVASANSLNIAMAEVKDLMSRRGSSPDIYNVRSESSGLDQFNNILNMVTLFISGVAGISLFVGGIGVMNIMLVSVTERIREVGLRKALGARTKDILVQFLIEAVILTFFGGIIGVIIGYSLALLIGIFIKTSPILSPGVVFVCIFVSTMLGLAFGVYPAKKAAKLEPMEALRTD
- a CDS encoding amino acid ABC transporter ATP-binding protein is translated as MIEVKNLRKNFGKNEVLHDINLTVNRGEVVSLIGPSGSGKSTILRCIIDLETITSGDILIEGKNLKDRKLKKEILLKTGMVFQSFNLFPHMTVRNNIVRTLKLVKKSSVGEAAKIAKEVLEVVGLADKIDNFPSELSGGQRQRVAIARALALRPDILLFDEPTSALDPELVKEVLDIIRKLKNERITMLIVSHEMNFVKEISDKVVVLENGKILEKGTSKQIFENPESHRVKEFLNTIY
- a CDS encoding DUF3829 domain-containing protein, producing the protein MKKNIFIGVLALLVTVSCGKKDGSKSGAKDKAQITYVKDDLSSDRLSKYTEYVRISEVPNSDEWLMLFDGIDEGKFKNANGEVLTNLKGNDAVENIKSSVKLLGNQIRDLEDVMQRNPKFETIDKNAENLLKSLVEEQKVLNEIDDYFEKGEYKADNLGKVKELNDKYKLVSQTRKENDKILTTSLQEMSILLNKKLAEKFEKNNKKVKSSVVQFVNDINKFSEEAFSKNNLSYDENEIANLEKLKEEVKKSYKNIEILTFEDARKENISKESYEKLKKNAKILTESIENMIKSIRAKNIEATVKNASNILGSETDLKNIYGTLIMK
- a CDS encoding methionine ABC transporter ATP-binding protein, whose translation is MESFIEIKDLVKKYKLADGKEIFAVNNINLEIEKGDIYGIMGLSGAGKSTLIRLLNRLEEPTSGQILVEENADSNGTDSDFSKKNILEFNEAELREYRKKTGMIFQHFNLLNSRNVAQNVAFPLEISGWQKADIDKRVDELLEIVGLSDRKENYPEQLSGGQKQRVAIARALANNPKILLSDEATSALDPRTTNSILDLLKQINKDFGITIILITHQMEVIRKICNKVAIMSNGEIVESGTTKQIFLSPKNELTKEFVAHLSHDTFRTEEEIKRRKENSSGGKLRLKLKYNEEQVSRSYIAELIRTFDVEVNILGGFIDKVSNIIIGNLLIEITANEKKVHEIIDWLTKHKIDSEVL
- a CDS encoding amino acid ABC transporter permease, translating into MTFFQIFFELVKTLPSMFLLYITTIVFSVPLGILGALSYTGKNKIIKFLISTYTWIFRGTPLMLQLLMVYYGLPLIKIKGYSITLTAYMAVAITFVINYAAYLIEIIRSGLESIDKGQHEAAKVLGYTYWQKIIYIILPQALRRVLPTLGNEAITLIKDTSLMYILAVTEVMKRTKDLANISYTITPYICAIIIYLILSFCIDRLFKVIEKRNKVRI
- a CDS encoding ABC transporter ATP-binding protein, with amino-acid sequence MIDVKDVVKTYKNGNLELTVLKGLNLSVKKGEYVAFMGPSGSGKSTLMNILGCLDSLTSGTYILDGQDVSRIKGDALAKVRNEKIGFVFQTFNLLPKMNAVENVALPALYAGVKKSERMRRAIEALESVGLGDRIHHKPNEMSGGQRQRVAIARAIINSPNILLADEPTGNLDSKSTEEILEIFKKLNDKGTTIVMVTHEEDVAEHCKRIIRLKDGVIEKDEIVVNRRGV
- a CDS encoding amino acid ABC transporter substrate-binding protein, with amino-acid sequence MKKVLLLMIAALLFVMCSVKKDEKKEVSKDGIPKKIIVGLDDSFVPMGFKNEKGEIVGFDIDLARAVAKKIGSEVEFKPINWDSKILDLNAGNIDLIWNGLTITDERKKETEMSNPYLTVHQLIVARAGEKIENKNDLIGKNVGSQTQSSGEEAVKKSGFDKKFKEFKTYAQYDQAFMDLDARRVDAIVADEVLAKYTKKVKETQAKKELYKILKEDFGQEEYAVAAKKGNTKLIDAINKAIEELKKDGTYQQIYSKWFKD
- a CDS encoding fructose bisphosphate aldolase encodes the protein MKKRLERMRNGKGFIAALDQSGGSTPKALKLYGIDESEYSNDTEMFDLIHKMRTRIIKSPAFSDKEIVGAILFEQTMDRKIDDKYTADFLWEEKGVLPFLKVDKGLEELEDGVQIMKPIPGLDDLLSRANERHIFGTKMRSVIKKASQTGIAKVVDQQFEVADKIIAAGLVPIIEPEVDIHNVDKAECETILKNEIKKHLDKLPETSNVMLKVTLPTVENFYEDLTKHPRVVRVVALSGGYPRKEANEILAKNKGVIASFSRALTEGLSAQQSDDEFNKDLAKAIKEIYEASVK